The following proteins come from a genomic window of Tepidiforma thermophila:
- a CDS encoding helicase-related protein, which translates to MALRLDPVRLLIADDVGVGKTIESALIARELLDRGEVNRLAILCPPHLAEQWQRELAEKFNLDAELVLPGTANRLERGLALNESIFDRYPFVIVSTDFIKTDRRWQEFVRACPELVIVDEAHECADQSGGRSSHQRYRLIAEISRDTSRHLILVTATPHSGNEGAFHNLLGFLDPRLGQLPDDLSPEARRAERKLLANHFVQRRRSDVLRYLDTSTAFPKRESLDQTYKLSPEYRQFFYDVLRWCRERVRQSGGGEHRQRVRWWAALGLLRAIGSSPAAAAATLYQRALPEATASAAEADDLGRRTVMDLTDETAEGTDVTPGAEPESDEPTLGASERRRLRELALRAQQLKGPADRKLEAGIAAVRELVSRGKSPIVFCKFIETAEYVAAALRNELRDATVEAVTGRLPHDERERRVAALAEHPKRILVATDCLSEGINLQEHFDAVLHYDLAWNPTRHEQREGRVDRFGQPSKSVFTVMLYGDDNPVDGIVLDVLLRKHRAIRESLGVSVPVPESQSVLEAILEGLLLRGRPDEEILGQLELFERDVVAPRRIEFHREWDRAVEQERKSRSLFAQEGIKAEEVAAELEATRQALGGPLDIRWFAENALVSLGGVVTSIDQDGLQASLDHAPRALLDQLAVERRPGANGNRDDTFPFPFSRTHPNIQALASFVLDTALDPHAPSELRIARRGGVIRTRGVERRSTLLLLRLRYNFVTRHGADVRLQLGEEAGLFAFSGSPDRPEFLAPAEAERLLSLEPAANVTPDQARYHLQRIIDGLPALQDALEAFAHQRAKAIHRSHERVAAGAKIRSLNLSIEPCLPPDILGVYVYLPVGQQ; encoded by the coding sequence ATGGCACTCAGGCTCGACCCTGTTCGCCTTCTCATCGCCGATGACGTTGGCGTCGGGAAGACCATCGAGTCTGCCCTGATCGCCCGCGAACTCCTCGACCGCGGCGAGGTCAACCGCTTGGCCATTCTCTGCCCTCCGCATCTCGCCGAACAGTGGCAGCGCGAACTCGCCGAGAAATTCAACCTCGATGCCGAACTCGTCCTTCCGGGGACCGCGAACCGCCTCGAGCGTGGCCTCGCCCTGAATGAGTCCATCTTCGACAGGTACCCTTTCGTCATCGTCTCCACCGACTTCATCAAGACAGACCGGCGCTGGCAGGAGTTTGTGAGGGCATGCCCCGAACTCGTCATCGTCGACGAAGCCCACGAATGTGCAGACCAATCAGGTGGACGCTCAAGCCACCAGAGGTACCGCCTCATCGCTGAGATCTCCCGAGATACCTCGCGTCACCTCATCCTCGTGACTGCGACCCCGCATTCCGGCAACGAAGGCGCCTTCCACAACCTCCTCGGTTTCCTCGACCCCAGGCTCGGTCAGCTCCCCGATGACCTTTCTCCCGAGGCCCGCCGGGCAGAGCGCAAGCTCCTCGCCAACCACTTCGTCCAGCGTCGGAGGTCAGACGTCCTCCGCTACCTGGACACCAGCACAGCGTTCCCAAAGCGCGAGTCCCTCGACCAGACCTACAAGCTCAGCCCCGAGTACCGGCAGTTCTTTTACGATGTCCTCCGCTGGTGCCGTGAGCGAGTCAGGCAGTCCGGCGGTGGAGAGCACCGGCAGCGCGTCCGCTGGTGGGCTGCCCTGGGGCTTCTCCGTGCCATCGGCTCGAGCCCCGCTGCTGCCGCCGCAACGCTCTACCAAAGGGCCCTGCCCGAGGCCACGGCCTCAGCTGCAGAGGCCGATGACCTCGGCCGGCGGACCGTCATGGACCTCACCGATGAGACCGCCGAAGGCACCGACGTCACCCCCGGCGCTGAGCCCGAATCCGACGAACCCACGCTCGGTGCCTCCGAACGCCGCCGGCTCCGCGAGCTGGCCCTCAGGGCCCAGCAGCTGAAGGGCCCGGCCGACCGCAAGCTCGAAGCCGGCATTGCTGCCGTCCGTGAGCTGGTTAGCCGCGGCAAATCCCCAATCGTCTTCTGTAAGTTCATCGAAACCGCTGAATACGTCGCCGCCGCACTCCGCAATGAGCTGCGCGACGCCACCGTCGAGGCCGTCACCGGCAGGCTTCCGCACGACGAGCGCGAGCGTCGCGTCGCTGCTCTCGCTGAGCACCCCAAACGCATCCTCGTCGCCACCGACTGCCTCTCGGAGGGCATCAACCTCCAGGAGCACTTCGACGCAGTCCTTCACTACGACCTGGCCTGGAACCCAACGCGTCACGAACAGCGCGAAGGCCGCGTCGACCGCTTCGGCCAGCCCAGCAAGAGTGTCTTCACCGTCATGCTCTACGGCGACGACAACCCCGTCGACGGCATCGTCCTCGATGTCCTCCTCCGAAAACACCGCGCGATTCGCGAGAGCCTGGGCGTCAGCGTGCCCGTTCCTGAGAGCCAGTCCGTCCTCGAAGCCATCCTCGAGGGCCTGCTCCTCCGCGGCCGTCCCGACGAGGAAATCCTGGGCCAGCTCGAACTCTTCGAACGCGACGTCGTCGCTCCTCGGCGCATCGAATTCCACCGCGAATGGGACCGCGCGGTCGAACAGGAGCGCAAGTCACGCTCGCTCTTTGCCCAGGAGGGCATCAAGGCCGAGGAGGTCGCAGCCGAGCTGGAGGCTACCCGCCAGGCCCTCGGCGGGCCGCTCGATATTCGCTGGTTCGCCGAAAACGCCCTGGTTTCCCTTGGTGGAGTCGTGACCTCCATTGACCAGGATGGCCTCCAGGCCAGCCTTGACCATGCCCCAAGGGCACTCCTCGACCAGCTCGCCGTCGAACGGCGGCCCGGCGCCAACGGCAACCGGGATGACACCTTCCCGTTCCCCTTCTCCCGCACCCACCCCAATATCCAGGCCCTCGCATCCTTCGTCCTCGATACCGCTCTCGACCCCCACGCACCGTCCGAACTCCGTATCGCTAGGCGAGGAGGGGTCATCCGGACCCGCGGCGTCGAACGCAGGTCCACCCTCCTGCTTCTCAGGCTCCGCTACAACTTTGTGACCAGGCATGGAGCAGATGTCAGGCTGCAGCTCGGCGAGGAAGCCGGCCTCTTCGCCTTCTCAGGCTCTCCAGACCGGCCAGAGTTCCTGGCCCCCGCCGAAGCCGAGCGTCTCCTCAGCCTCGAGCCCGCGGCGAATGTCACCCCGGACCAGGCCAGGTACCACCTCCAGCGCATCATCGATGGACTGCCTGCTCTTCAGGACGCCCTGGAAGCCTTCGCCCATCAGCGCGCAAAAGCCATTCATCGCTCCCATGAGCGTGTCGCTGCCGGCGCCAAAATCCGCAGCCTCAACCTCTCGATCGAGCCCTGCCTTCCGCCCGATATCCTCGGCGTCTACGTCTACCTCCCGGTTGGCCAGCAGTGA
- a CDS encoding DEAD/DEAH box helicase, with protein MDVFSLRNSLVKEYRDFVESFLTIRDDRIRAVVDQALSEGLLWPEALVQLNPGFKTPADIDTLVDRGLLHEECRRIFRKDKSEHDPVGRPLRLYQHQIEAIEVARRSESYVLTSGTGSGKSLAYLIPIVDAILREGPGKGIRAIIVYPMNALANSQAGELHKFLELGFPGGQGPVRYKRYTGQESDEERQEIVANAPDILLTNYVMLELILTRPFERPLVQAARGLRFLVLDELHTYRGRQGADVAMLVRRVREACEARQLQCIGTSATLAGVDDLKQQRERVAEVATLLFGTTVGPNSVILETLQRVTDQRDMSDPAFVLELRRAVESGSVPASAEELRRNALACWVEEKLGIEQKGQHLRRAKPRTIRKDGGLAAELAELTGLDPERCAQAIEAILSSGFRVLNPETGQPMFAFRLHQFFTRGDTVYASLEPPESRYLTLREQQYVPGDRSRLLFPLAFCRECGQEYYSVVETAQGANDNVSFQSGDVSPTTFEPRDPRSGGEGAAYLYLPDPDEAPDAYRERIPDSWVDPSTGDVLRARRSKLPRARRVGANGEPSPDGREVLVIPSPIPFCLRCGVSYEGKERQDYARLATIGEGGRASATTILVAEALRRLKDAADLPQEARKVLSFTDNRQDASLQAGHFNDFVQVGLLRSALYRAVSQAGPQGLRYDELTQAVFKALSLPYEQYAKDPEKGFAARDEAAQALRDVLGYRLYRDLERGWRLTAPNLEQCGLLRFEYLSLAELCSSERDWQSLHPALAGATPNEREEVSRVLLDLLRRELAISVNYLESGYLERIKQRSDSRLAAPWAFDEDEKLKSASVAYPGPRRNGDDKDWRHVFISSRSLFGQYLRRLNRSSGRPALSQREVEAVIADLFKVLRIGGLVDVVDDRDEAAPGYQLSAASMVWLAGDGTRPMHDPLRVTLLNETPRGANRYFVDLYRQVADTMVGFMAGEHTAQVQSGVREFREKAFREGRLPVLFCSPTMELGVDIAELNVVNLRNVPPTPANYAQRSGRAGRRGQPALVFTYCSATSSHDQYFFNHPVEMVAGQVLPPQLDLANEDLLKAHVHAVWLAETGQDLGSSMADVLDVSGEAPSLELQASLRNALANPAARERANARCASILDTVPGLKEADWYHEGWLDEVLSRALTSFDAACDRWRSLYRAALNTREEQNRIIGDASRSRQDRDRAKRLRAEAESQLDLLRADTAGNRTYQSDFYSYRYFASEGFLPGYNFPRLPLSAFIPGRRGTKGQDDFLSRPRFLAIEEFGPRGIVYHEGARYVISRVLLPPSRTLDGKLITSSAKQCSECGYLHLIAEPPGPDLCERCDRLLDAPIDSLFRLENVSTVRRERITSDEEERVRVGYDVQTGIRFAEEAGATRARIAEVRKDEEKLATLTYSGAATLWRINLGWRRRKSTAGVGFWIDPERGTWQRREDESDDAEEKQERPRQRVVPYVEDRRNALLFEPVTPQDVQFMASLAAALKRAIQVEFQLEESELAVEPLPRREKRNLLLFYEAAEGGAGVLRRLVADTQAMSRVARRALEICHFDPDDGRDLGKAPHASENCEAACYDCLMSYTNQPDHRLLDRQCVRDFLLDLAGARAEPSPVATPRHEHLQALLNLCQTELERQWLRFVDELGLTLPTRAQKHIPAADARPDFTYDDSLTAVFVDGPVHQYPDVAARDREAERRLEDEGWTVVRFGSDQDTWEGVFQKWPDVFGRISR; from the coding sequence ATGGACGTCTTCTCCCTCCGGAATAGCCTGGTCAAGGAGTATCGCGACTTCGTAGAGAGCTTCCTGACTATCCGGGATGACCGAATTCGGGCAGTCGTTGACCAGGCCCTCAGCGAAGGGCTGCTCTGGCCTGAAGCACTGGTCCAGCTAAACCCTGGCTTCAAAACGCCGGCAGACATTGACACGCTCGTGGACCGTGGCCTGCTTCACGAGGAGTGCCGCCGCATCTTCCGCAAGGATAAAAGCGAGCATGACCCTGTTGGCAGGCCACTGAGGCTCTATCAGCACCAAATCGAAGCTATAGAGGTCGCAAGGCGCAGCGAAAGCTACGTGCTCACCAGCGGCACCGGCTCAGGCAAGAGCCTTGCCTACCTCATTCCAATCGTGGATGCCATCTTGCGAGAAGGCCCCGGTAAAGGTATCCGGGCTATCATCGTGTACCCCATGAACGCCCTGGCCAACAGCCAGGCTGGCGAACTCCATAAGTTCCTCGAGCTTGGGTTCCCTGGAGGTCAGGGGCCCGTCCGTTACAAGAGGTACACGGGTCAGGAGTCGGACGAAGAGCGACAGGAAATTGTCGCCAATGCTCCAGATATCCTGCTCACCAACTATGTCATGCTGGAGCTCATCCTGACCCGGCCCTTCGAGCGGCCCCTTGTCCAGGCTGCACGCGGCCTCAGATTCCTGGTTCTGGACGAGCTCCACACCTACCGCGGGAGGCAGGGCGCCGACGTGGCCATGCTCGTGAGGCGGGTCCGGGAGGCCTGCGAAGCTCGCCAACTGCAGTGCATCGGAACTTCGGCAACCCTCGCAGGTGTCGACGACCTCAAGCAACAGCGCGAGCGTGTCGCCGAAGTCGCAACGCTTCTCTTTGGGACCACCGTCGGGCCCAACAGCGTCATCCTCGAAACCCTCCAACGCGTCACCGACCAACGGGACATGTCGGACCCCGCATTCGTCCTTGAGCTTCGTCGCGCCGTCGAATCCGGGTCGGTCCCTGCCTCAGCCGAGGAACTGAGGAGAAACGCCCTTGCCTGCTGGGTTGAAGAAAAACTGGGAATCGAGCAAAAGGGCCAGCACTTGCGGAGGGCCAAGCCCCGGACGATTCGTAAGGACGGCGGCCTCGCAGCCGAGCTGGCCGAGCTCACAGGCCTCGACCCCGAACGATGTGCACAAGCGATCGAGGCCATCCTCTCTTCCGGGTTCCGTGTCCTCAATCCAGAGACGGGCCAGCCCATGTTTGCCTTTCGGTTGCATCAGTTCTTCACCAGGGGCGATACCGTCTACGCCTCGCTCGAACCCCCGGAATCCCGGTATCTGACCCTTCGCGAGCAGCAGTATGTTCCTGGCGACCGGTCAAGGCTGCTCTTCCCTCTCGCGTTTTGTCGAGAATGTGGCCAGGAGTACTACTCGGTTGTCGAAACGGCCCAGGGGGCGAACGACAATGTCTCGTTCCAGTCCGGCGATGTGTCACCGACCACGTTCGAACCTAGGGACCCTCGGTCAGGAGGCGAGGGTGCTGCTTACCTGTACCTGCCTGACCCTGATGAAGCACCAGATGCGTACCGAGAGCGCATTCCTGACTCCTGGGTCGACCCTTCGACTGGAGACGTCCTGAGAGCCCGGCGGAGCAAGCTCCCCCGCGCTCGCCGCGTGGGGGCGAACGGAGAGCCCTCACCAGACGGCCGCGAAGTCCTGGTCATTCCCTCGCCAATTCCGTTCTGTCTCCGATGCGGGGTGTCCTACGAGGGGAAGGAAAGGCAGGACTACGCCCGCCTCGCGACCATCGGTGAGGGTGGCAGGGCTTCTGCGACGACTATCCTGGTCGCCGAAGCACTGCGCCGCCTTAAGGATGCCGCCGACCTTCCGCAGGAAGCCAGGAAGGTTCTGAGCTTCACCGATAACAGGCAGGACGCCTCGCTCCAGGCAGGACACTTCAACGACTTTGTTCAGGTTGGCCTGCTTCGCTCAGCGCTGTACAGGGCGGTCTCTCAGGCCGGGCCCCAAGGCCTGAGGTATGACGAACTAACCCAGGCTGTCTTCAAGGCCCTTTCCTTACCGTATGAACAGTATGCAAAGGACCCCGAGAAGGGGTTTGCCGCGAGAGACGAGGCTGCCCAGGCGCTCCGGGACGTCCTCGGCTATCGCCTCTATCGCGACCTCGAGCGAGGCTGGCGGCTCACCGCACCAAATCTTGAGCAGTGCGGGCTTTTGAGGTTCGAGTACCTCTCCTTGGCGGAACTCTGCTCCAGCGAGAGGGACTGGCAGAGCCTTCACCCCGCGCTCGCCGGGGCGACTCCCAACGAGCGAGAGGAAGTATCGCGGGTACTTCTCGACCTTCTCCGCCGCGAGCTGGCCATTAGCGTCAACTACCTCGAGTCCGGCTATCTGGAGCGGATAAAACAGAGGTCTGACTCCCGCCTGGCAGCCCCTTGGGCTTTCGACGAAGACGAAAAGCTCAAGAGCGCATCAGTAGCCTACCCCGGCCCCCGCCGCAACGGCGACGATAAGGACTGGAGGCACGTCTTTATCTCGTCGAGGAGCCTGTTCGGGCAGTACCTGAGAAGGCTCAACCGCAGCTCAGGTCGTCCAGCTCTCAGTCAAAGGGAAGTCGAGGCGGTCATTGCGGACCTATTTAAGGTCCTTCGCATCGGCGGGCTGGTTGACGTCGTCGATGACCGGGATGAAGCTGCTCCCGGCTACCAGCTCTCAGCCGCTTCGATGGTTTGGTTGGCCGGCGATGGCACCAGACCCATGCATGACCCCCTGCGGGTGACCCTCTTAAATGAGACCCCCAGGGGCGCAAATCGGTATTTTGTCGACCTTTATCGGCAGGTTGCGGACACGATGGTCGGATTTATGGCCGGGGAGCACACCGCCCAGGTCCAGTCAGGAGTCCGAGAATTCCGCGAAAAGGCTTTCAGGGAAGGCAGGCTTCCCGTGCTTTTCTGTTCGCCAACCATGGAGCTTGGGGTCGACATCGCCGAACTCAATGTGGTGAATCTCCGTAATGTTCCCCCAACCCCGGCCAACTATGCCCAGCGCAGCGGCCGTGCCGGCAGGCGGGGCCAGCCAGCCCTGGTCTTTACCTACTGCTCAGCTACCAGCTCTCACGACCAGTACTTCTTCAATCATCCCGTGGAAATGGTCGCCGGCCAGGTGTTGCCTCCCCAGCTTGACCTTGCCAATGAGGACCTCCTCAAGGCTCACGTCCACGCCGTCTGGTTGGCCGAAACCGGCCAGGACCTTGGGTCGTCGATGGCCGATGTCCTCGACGTGTCCGGCGAAGCGCCTTCCCTGGAACTCCAGGCCTCACTGAGAAACGCTCTGGCCAATCCCGCGGCCAGGGAGCGTGCGAATGCGAGGTGTGCCAGCATCCTGGACACGGTTCCTGGCCTTAAGGAAGCGGACTGGTACCACGAAGGCTGGCTCGATGAAGTCCTCAGCAGGGCCCTCACGAGCTTCGACGCCGCCTGTGACCGCTGGCGCTCCCTCTACCGGGCAGCGCTCAACACCAGAGAGGAACAGAATCGCATCATCGGGGACGCCTCACGCTCCAGGCAGGACCGTGACCGTGCCAAGCGGCTCAGGGCCGAGGCCGAATCCCAGCTTGATCTGCTCCGCGCTGATACTGCTGGAAACCGAACATACCAGTCAGATTTCTACAGCTATCGCTACTTCGCCAGCGAGGGGTTCCTGCCCGGGTACAACTTCCCCCGGCTCCCGCTCTCCGCATTTATCCCCGGCCGGCGCGGCACCAAGGGGCAAGACGACTTTCTCTCACGCCCAAGGTTCCTGGCTATTGAGGAGTTCGGGCCCCGCGGCATCGTCTACCACGAAGGGGCTAGGTACGTTATCAGCCGGGTCCTTCTGCCGCCGAGCAGAACTCTTGACGGAAAGCTCATCACCAGCTCGGCGAAGCAGTGCAGCGAGTGCGGCTACCTCCACCTTATTGCCGAACCCCCCGGACCTGACCTTTGCGAGCGCTGTGACCGCCTCCTCGACGCCCCCATCGATAGCCTTTTCCGCCTTGAGAATGTCTCCACGGTTCGCCGCGAGCGGATTACCTCCGACGAGGAGGAGCGCGTTCGGGTTGGCTACGACGTGCAGACCGGCATCCGCTTCGCTGAGGAGGCCGGTGCTACTCGGGCCAGGATTGCTGAGGTGCGCAAGGACGAGGAGAAACTCGCAACCCTTACCTACAGCGGCGCCGCGACCCTCTGGCGGATTAACCTCGGCTGGAGACGGCGCAAGAGCACGGCTGGAGTGGGGTTCTGGATTGACCCTGAGCGCGGCACCTGGCAGCGGCGCGAAGATGAGTCCGATGATGCAGAGGAAAAGCAGGAACGGCCTCGCCAGAGGGTGGTGCCCTACGTAGAAGACCGCCGCAACGCACTTCTGTTTGAACCTGTGACCCCCCAGGATGTCCAGTTCATGGCCTCACTGGCGGCTGCATTGAAGCGGGCCATACAGGTAGAGTTCCAGCTCGAGGAATCCGAGCTTGCTGTCGAACCGCTGCCCCGCCGCGAGAAGCGCAATCTACTGCTCTTCTACGAAGCCGCCGAAGGCGGAGCCGGCGTCCTCCGAAGGCTTGTCGCTGATACTCAAGCAATGAGCCGGGTCGCCCGCCGCGCCCTCGAGATTTGCCACTTTGACCCCGATGACGGCAGAGACCTCGGAAAAGCCCCACATGCCAGCGAGAACTGCGAGGCAGCCTGCTACGACTGCCTCATGAGCTACACCAACCAGCCCGACCACAGACTCCTTGACCGGCAGTGCGTCCGTGACTTTCTCCTCGACTTGGCCGGGGCCAGGGCCGAGCCATCGCCCGTCGCCACCCCTCGCCACGAGCACCTCCAGGCCCTCCTGAACCTTTGCCAGACCGAGCTCGAACGCCAGTGGCTGCGCTTTGTTGATGAACTTGGGCTGACCCTGCCAACCAGGGCCCAGAAACATATCCCCGCAGCAGATGCGAGGCCTGACTTCACCTACGATGACAGCCTCACGGCAGTCTTCGTTGATGGACCGGTTCACCAGTACCCTGACGTGGCCGCCAGAGACCGAGAGGCTGAGCGTCGCCTTGAGGACGAAGGCTGGACCGTGGTCCGCTTTGGCAGCGATCAGGACACGTGGGAAGGGGTGTTCCAAAAATGGCCGGACGTCTTCGGCAGGATTTCCAGGTAG